Below is a genomic region from Hypanus sabinus isolate sHypSab1 unplaced genomic scaffold, sHypSab1.hap1 scaffold_437, whole genome shotgun sequence.
TTGCACCTTGGATTCTTTGCTTTGTCTAGGATTGCAATGGCTTTGTTTTGTAACATATGGTGTAACTCCAGGGCATGTACAGAACTCATCATAAATAAGGCAATGGTGCTTGTTAAATGGGAGCTCTTAGAATGGCCACATAGGTATACTTCTGtcaaaaaaataaattattaaattAGCCATCTCTTAATCAATTAATTTCTTTTCCTAGAAGAAATgggttttgtaaagaagaaaccACCTGCATGGCGCAATTCCACCGAAAACATGCAGTAAGTAATATGTCAAGAACTTTGTGAACTTCTTTCACGAATTTAAATGTAATTGTTGCATGTTAATACAATGAGTTTCAAAACATTGCCAGAGCCATAATGTTGAATTAATTTAATCATTCCCTTGATATGCATTTGAGATTTTTAAGTGCATGTTTCCAATCCTGAAATGTATTGCAGGGACACCACTAATTACTTGATCTAGAGAATATGAAAACCAGTCAGTATTCACAGTTGCTGGGTATGACATATATATTAAAGTGAATATTGTGGAGCTGTGAGTACATTCATAGTAGAACTACTAGGACTTGATGTTTTAATCCCAGTGATAAAGTCGGTACATTCAATGTTGGCAGTGGCTTGGAGTGTTGACGAGGGTAGCTACATCATtagggtcatcaggtgggcaccctccttctttgacatttcgttgataagcccacgatgtctccagagggctcaacggTGATACCTGGCGTCCCAGATACACACCCTCAGTTCcataccctcctgtcttcatcttgcagcccagttgtctttccttttaatccaaatctaattgctgctttcttctgctgcatttgacaaggacttgattgcttgtggagggagatacccctcacccccaccttcttcaataGACTAGTCATAGATGTAGCAATGAATCCCCTGCATCGCATTTCTACAGGGAAATGTCTTCCAGCTGTTCtgagcagcttcagttgccagttcagagtacttggtctttttcctctcataagcttcttcaacatcatcttcccatggtactgtcagttccacaacatatgccagctttgctgttgtggaccacaggactaTGTCTGGCCGGAGTGTTGTAGCTGCAATGTCTGGGGCAAACACAAGCTTTTTCTCCAAGTCCATGTCCATTTTCCAATCCCGAGCAACCTGCAGAATGCTTACATCCTTTGATGTTACTTGAtgctctggaggttggcctgctggTACAAATTGTGTAATGTGGATATCTCCTGCCGATGTTTGTGGAAGAGCATTTTCGATGGTTTGCCTCTGTTCCAAGATTGAGGCCAGCAATCTGAGAACTTGGTCATGCTGCCAAGTATACCACCCCTGGCTGAGGCTCatggtgcatcctgttaaaatgtgccttagTGAGCCAAgtgcttgacaaagagagcaAGTGGGGTCTTCTGTCCTCCACTGGATCAGGTTCTGGGGTGTGGGTAGGAGGTCGTAAATGGTTCTGATGACAAAACTTAGCAGAGATCCCTCCAGCTCCCAGATGTCATGCCAACTGAGTTTCTTCTTTTCCAGGCTCTCCCAATTAGTCCATTGGCCCTGCTTGGCCATTGAAACGGCTCAGGCGTGTCGCTCTGCCTCCTTCTGTCTTCTCACCTCCTCTACCATGAGCCATCTCTCCTGCACTGATGTTGCCTTGTGCCATTGAGGAGCCTTTGGGATGATCCTGAGCCCAGCTCTCCCAAGTTGGACTTGGCCAACCACATCCCTGAAGTGAAGAGCAGACCTAGCACTCTGAACAGCTTCAGATGGGGTCCACTTCCTCCCCGTTGCCACACGGGGGGGCTGCTATTCGAATAACAGTTTCGTCAGATTCAGTGGGAGTAATGACCAACCttgctttggtgcatttgaaTTCTTCCACAAGACTTGTAATTGGTAATTCCAATTTGCCGTTCACATACAGTCCAACAGGACTTAAACATTGTGTAAGTCCAAGCCACTGTTTCACATGTGTGCTGATCACTCTTTTGAGCTTTTCCACCTTGTTGATGGGGATTTCATACACTGTTAAAGGCCACATGAGTCTTGGGAGAATGCTGAACTGGAGTACATTCGTAGTAGCATAGTCTGATGATGCTCCGTGTTGCTGTTGTAAAATCCTGGAATACTGAAGGTTGGTAACCCAAGTGTGAAGAAGATCTTACTTAACATGAAGTGTGTTCATCAGAGTTGAACAATTGTAATTTTTAAGTACACTCCTGAAAACAACTTTCAGGCTAAGTAAAGGCAGGTACTGATAATGACAAATACCTTTGTACAGTCAGATCTTGaaatccattttcagttttaaaatAATCCAAGTCCACAGCAGTAGGGAATACAACCGCTATTGCTTAATATTTAAAATAGTGTAATGATCAGTACAACTAACTTTGAAGAAATGAAGTTGAAAGTACTTGCCCAAAATAGTTGGCAGGAAGCTGAAATAATCCTGTTGACTGTCTGCCAGTTTTGATAACTTGGAGTACCAAGAGTATGAAAACTGGCTCAAAATTTAGATATCCGGCTTGAACTCCTAAGCTACTCGATCCTGTTTGTAAATATTGCTTAGTATTGAATAAATTCCTTTGGGCTAAAGTTTTGGCGTGGTTATCCTTATTCAAAGGACATCTGTGGAAAATGAATTCTAAATGCTATCATCAAAAATATGAAATGTGAAAATGTGGATCATCATGTCGCATTCTAACTGTTGACTAAGACAAAAAGCTTGATTTGTGCTCTTGAAAGAATCACTTTTGAAGTAATGGTGATAGCATTATGCCTGATCCACTTGTGGATCAAAGTGAAAATTTCACTTAGGTAGCAGAAACTAATACAAGATTTGATTTGAGAAATTTATCCTAAGTCAAACTGTACTGCATCTTTAAATACATTTTATTCATTTCTCTAAATATATAACAGGTTATAAATGTTTTCCATTAAAAATTAGGTTGAAGACACGtttacagtaattttttttttaaacagtgaaaAGGTAATTCGTTTGAAATATCTTCACAGTCTGGACAGTCCTGTTAGGATGATGTATGTAAGCCTGATACCTTTTATTGggaactgaaattaaaaatgcTGGATTATAGTTAAAGGACTGCAGAGTGGGTCTAGTTTACATGATTAATCAAACCTTCCAGAACTCTTTGTGAGTTACTACCTGTGTTTTTCTGATTCTCTGCTGTTTGCTCTTTTAAAGGAAACCAGAGATTCTGCAATCCCTTATGGCACTGTTGGACTCAATCCACCCAAGATGGCAAGATTTCCAGAGTTATGATGATTTCAGCAGTATGTACTTTGGAAATAAACTTGGTATCTTTGCTATTGGTTATAATACAAGATGGGTTGAGGATATACGATATCATTATGCAGAAATCAGCTCACAGGTGCCGGTTGGAAAGAGACTTAAAGAATATTTAAATCCAGATAAAGCAGAAGGTAAAGTGATTGCTGTTAAGCGTCAAAAATTGAACTGGAAGAAAGTCTATTACAAGCTATTTGAGATCACAAAAAGTGAGGCACGTTGTCTTGAGCTACACTTTGCTTTTGAATGGATACCCATCGCACTTTCCCGTGCAGCCAGTGACAACACTGTACAATATTTGCTTCCGGGCGGGATCCCGGATACTAATGGCCTATATGTCATTGGTTGTGAAGAGACAGAAGGTGGGGATATTTCTCCACAGCAAGATTACGGCATTACGGCGTCTCTACAACAGGTTTCTAGTGGCAGTACAGCAGGACTGTCGCTTTTGGAAAATGAAGTTAGTGATGCCAGTAATGTAAAGTCAAAAATTCGTTACTGTTATCTAGGCGTGGCAGAGGAGAAAACCATTCGCCAGTGCATACTGCAACACTTTCAACCACCAGTCAAGATGCTGGGCATGGAGACATGTTCAATCAACAGCTTCCTCTCTGAAAACTGCCAGACAGGAGCCATCTCCAGATCTATTTACATCAAATTTATAGAAGTAGAAAAAGAGTATCTCTCTTCAGGCTGTGTGCAAGAGTGTTTGGAAAAAGCCATGGGGTATTCTTTACGGTTCACAAAGTAAATTTTAACCACAGTCAATGTATTTAATTGTGATATGCAAAGATTTCTGCCTGGTCACATTTATATAACTGTAACAATGTCAGGGTTTTGATTTTAAAGTTTCCTAGATTCTCTATGCTTAAAGGGTTTCAATACCATTATAGTGGAGAACGAAACAACAAAGAAATTGAGCCACTTTGGTCAAAACTAATTAGACTGTAAGTGCAAGACAGGATCCAAAATGTTGGAGATTGAGTTTGAGTTAGCCTGCTCTGTGAACTTAAAATTCAGTTCTCAAAACTGATTGTTGAAGTCCCAGTACCTTAACTAGTCTTCGAGGTCTGATGTTTTTGTTAGAATAATGTACAGAGTACTGTACAGGCCAACCAGTTTAGGGCAGGTATGCGTGTTGGGAGAGTAACCAAATGTTATACCGAAGTGGATGTATATTGGGATGCATGCTTTACTTAAATTTTGTGGTCATTGCATTACCCAATAATCAAACCAATCTCTTTTGTGCTGATTTCACTGCGTTATAATGCAACCAGTTGAGTTGAGTGTGAGCGCAAAAAcggagaaaggaaaagatgaaattgaAATAGGATATTATGCAGCATACCTTTTCTACTGATATTTGTGTTGAATTGATAGGGAAGAAGTCTCCAGTTACTTTTCTATTGTTTGAAACTTGCCTCAGTTGGCCAAAGTGTTACTGTATTTTGCCTCATTTTTGTTGAAATGTAATCATATTTTTATCAGAAACACAATGCCAAGCAACTCATTTTCTAATGATCCTGACCAAGCTCCAAACTGCTCTTCTGAATGCACAATGGCCTGAAAATATCTTAGGTTTTTATAATAAGCACATACTGGACAGGTTGAGATAAATGCAGTGGAAACAAATGGACAGAAAAGGATACATGAAAGCTTAGCTTGGAGCtgtgatggtagagcagtagaacCTCTAATGAAAAGAATCCTAGTTCAAATTACTCTGTTATGTTCTCCTGGGTCTTTTGATCACAGTCTATTCAGATTATTTGCATTGACTTGAAGAGATTCTCCCGAAGTTCATTTGTTGATAATTTGTACTCCACGTCTTGACAGGTGATTTACCAACTTTTTAAATGAGTGCAAGCAACACCcttaaaatgaaatacaatgcaaaACTTTCATGAATGATTTCTGCCTGCAACATGCCTTTTCTACTGAAATTTGTGTTGAATTGTTAGGGAAGAAATCTCTGGTTACTTCTATGTTGCTTGAAAGTAATATTCTTCATTCAAACTAACGTTCTACATTTGCCCTAATCAACTCACTTGTTTAAGTTTGTATGGTCCTTTTACCATCAATGTAAAATGCCATGTTGGCACCAGGCAGTTTAAGTCTCACATGGTTTTCCATAGTTATATTAAACAATCCACTTTGTCAATGAGTTTGTGGATTTACAAAATTGGTCAGGATTTTGTGCTGATCAGTGCACATATGTCAGATGGTGAAAACTTAGACTTCAACATCGCAGTGTCCTGTGAAATTCTATAGCTATGGTATTTGTATGAAATAGGGGTAGATTATTTACCTTAATAAGCTTTGGTTTACCTGCTTAGTTTTCTCTATGCAAAATGGGTCCAATGAAACCTTTCTGAGTTAATATTCTAAGTTTTTAAAATAATGGCCATTTCAGCATTTTCATTGTTTTCACCCTTCATCAAAGGGTATCCATACCTGTTCAATTATTAATAAAACATGAATGACTTGAAGAAACATCTTTCATAGTAAGCTTTTgatatgaaaatattttaaaggcATTAGAGACTAAGTGAAAGAAACTAGCTTTTTTTTTAagtcaacacgagtgaatctgcaggtgctggaaataaataaaaacacaaaatgctggagaactcagcaggtcagacagtatctatgggaggaggtagtgacgacgtttcgggccaaaacccttcatcaggagtgaagtaacatgggatggtcgaggggggataagaagtggggggagggataaagtagagacctgggaagtgataggctggagggaaatgggctgggggggggaaggtggagaattatgggaaaataaaagagaaagaaaggtagggctggggggagattatagtgagggaggggaagagaggaagagaaccagactaaaataatagatagggatgggggtaaggggggagaggagtatcaacggaggtcagtgagttggacgttcatgctggcaggtaggaggctacctaggcgggagataaggtattgctccattgacctgcgtgtggcctcatcttgacggtagaggaggccatggccagacatgtcggagtgggagtggtctgtggaattgaagtgtgtggccaggGAAccctgcagactgggagactgttctGCCGAACTCcggtgctcagtcctccagcagtggcgggatctccctgtggagattctcttcctctctcccccccccactataatctaccccccccccgccctacctttctcttttatttcccataattctccaccttcccccagcccatttccctccagcctatcacttcccagctctctactttatccctccccccacttcttatcccccctcgaccatcccatgttacttcactcctgacacagggtttcggcccgaaacattgtcactacctcctcccatagatgctgtctggcatgctgagttctgccagcattttgtgtttttattccctCTTTTTAAGTAATTGTTTTAACCAGTATAAGCTATTATAATCTATTTTGTCAAATAAAATGTAATCTTACTTTGTTGAATACGTTCTCCCTAATTTGAATACGTTGGAAATTCAAAACTTCACTGTAAAATGCTAGAGTGTCTTATAAAATTTCATTTGTACGTTTGGTATTGATAGCCCATACCAAACAACAAACTAAGTGGAAAataagttatttaaaaaaaatccaataatTCTCTTTCTTTAATGTAGTTAGTGGAACAGCAGAGATTACTAAGATTTATTTCTCAGtcaaaagattttttttcagtttgcTGAATAAATTTTACTGAAAGCTGATTATGCCTCTGTAGATTCAAGGACATAGCCAAATAGACAAGGAAGTCCCCAAATTTGCTGTCCTGACTGCCTTTACAATATGGAAAATAGCAAGAGTTTAACTTTTGAGTTTTGAAATGCATGAACTATGAGGCAtcttatttaaaaaaattactgtTGTGAATTACTTAGGTGTCCTTCATTCTTTGGTTGACAGGATATACCATTGGATTTGATACAATAAGCTGTTCAGGCAAGTCATTATATTTCAATCTTGTTTCCACCTCCCCTTTTGAAAGCTGCCACTTACTTACAGTCTGGGCCTATATCTGACAAGATAATGAAGAGGGTTTTTCTAAGTTGAGTTACATTTCATAAACTAATTTCTTTGACAGTAGGTAGAAAGAACACAGCAAAAAGCTTAATTTCAGCAATTTAGTCTGGTTAGATAGAATGGGAGTATTGATGCTTTGGCGGGGTAGGTTTGTGTCTGAATATTTGTAATCTGAATATGGAATGCAAAATAGAAAGATCATTTTTGGTTATCTCTACACTGAAAGGAGTccaaattattaatttaattcCTCTGTGGTGTATAGGCTAGTGCAACCCAAACACAACATACAATCTTTTTTTTCCCGTCATTAATATGCCTTTAACTTCCTGATGTGATGCTTTTAGAAGCAGTACCAGTTTGTTGTAAAATTACAACTTTAAATGCCAAAGTTCCAAAACTGCTTCTTGGTGGTTACTCAGTGATATTGATGGCACTACTCGGTCTGCTACATTTAAAGTGTCTTTACTTTGTTGTCTTTATTGTAAAGACACTTTAAATGTAGCAGACCGAGTAATGCCATCAATATCACTGAGGAACCACCAAGAAGCAGTTATTGATCATAGTTTTTCCAAAATCTAATCTACATAAACATTGGTCTTTGTGACTCAGCCCATTTCATGGTTTTTCTCTTTATCCATCTGTTACAATTTGTTCACTTTACAGACATCTCACTATCATTTCTGAACCACAGTAAATGGATTTTTTAAACTGTAATCCAAGGTATTCTTATAGTGCTACACAAAGAAGCTTTGATGTTAATCATGTTTTCAAACAAATCAGTTAATTTTGCCtcaaaagttcaagttcaatgtaaatttattaaaaaagtacatatatgtcaccatgtaatCATTCCCTTATGAACAATCATAATAaatataagaaacacaataggatcaGTAAAAGTCTGCACTGAATAAGAAACACAGACAGTCTGCAAAAAAATACAACAATGCAAAATAACAAgaacaagaaaaaaataataagaagGCAATTAATACAGTTGGCCttccttatccatgggggattaGTTCCGGGACCCTCCACAGAGaacaaaaaacgcagatgctcgtCCCTTACATAAAATGGCGTATTTGCATATAtcctacacacatcctcccgtatactttaaatcatctctagattactcatAACATTTAATACAATATAAAttctatgtaagtagttgttatgctgtattgtttagggaataatgacaagagaaAGACATCTGTACACGTTCAGTACAGACccaaccatcgtagctcttctgggaacgctgatgctgcCTCGGCATCAGCTGAACCCGATTCTTCCGTGATCTTTAAATTCTTAAGGCTGCAGCTCTTTCTTTACATAGCTaaccagccatcccttactagccttaaattccttcctcttgctcacaacacaagtagcgaatGAATGAGACATGAGGCTAACAATGCTCAATTtacgggttttcctgatccataGTTGGTTGAATCCACACATGCAGAACCTGGGGATAAAGAAGGCTGACAGTATTAAGAACTTGAGATGAGCCCTTTAAGGTGTGGAATCAATCCAGTGAtgtgctgagtgaagttatccattctgtttcaggatcctgatggtaaGAGGTAATAATACAATGCtctgtgtaaatgtactcaatgttggggagggctttacccatgggactgggtcatatccactactttctgtagatttttccatacaagggcattgatgttaccataccaagctgtgatacaaCTTGCTAATTCTGTTCATCACTTTTATCAATGATAGTCAAATTTTAGATCACATGTTAAATCTTTTTTAAATGTATGAGAAGACAGAGGTATGGCACTCACATGCTGAACTGCAAAtggatcctttgaaatgataaagaTGCTGATCTCTCCACCTCTgtttcccccagtgaggactGGTCCTCTGGTTTTCCCTTGAAGTTAATAATCATCTCtttgctcttgctgacattgttaGAAATTGTTGT
It encodes:
- the LOC132388936 gene encoding myb/SANT-like DNA-binding domain-containing protein 2 isoform X1, which produces MAAPRAADSPSRSWPSAAADTPLEIVAPTWSEVVGDPVSEPPTPSWTSVVVENPAPSPSRPPACRGISWTPAETNALIAVWGDERLQDVLEGNLRNSHIFDRISQALREMGYERSANQCKERIKTLKRCYSRVKERGRGKRTCNYTFQQLEQVFGRMPVVWEQHAYQPVLIDSSGLYQDTKPSTINLEESQGVQPTELEDWRNQKEDLFIKQELLLNQKQELQVYQDLSVYQDAIEDVEEMGFVKKKPPAWRNSTENMQKPEILQSLMALLDSIHPRWQDFQSYDDFSSMYFGNKLGIFAIGYNTRWVEDIRYHYAEISSQVPVGKRLKEYLNPDKAEGKVIAVKRQKLNWKKVYYKLFEITKSEARCLELHFAFEWIPIALSRAASDNTVQYLLPGGIPDTNGLYVIGCEETEGGDISPQQDYGITASLQQVSSGSTAGLSLLENEVSDASNVKSKIRYCYLGVAEEKTIRQCILQHFQPPVKMLGMETCSINSFLSENCQTGAISRSIYIKFIEVEKEYLSSGCVQECLEKAMGYSLRFTK
- the LOC132388936 gene encoding myb/SANT-like DNA-binding domain-containing protein 2 isoform X2, which gives rise to MAAPRAADSPSRSWPSAAADTPLEIVAPTWSEVVGDPVSEPPTPSWTSVVVENPAPSPSRPPACRGISWTPAETNALIAVWGDERLQDVLEGNLRNSHIFDRISQALREMGYERSANQCKERIKTLKRCYSRVKERGRGKRTCNYTFQQLEQVFGRMPVVWEQHAYQPVLIDSSGLYQDTKPSTINLEESQGVQPTELEDWRNQKEDLFIKQELLLNQKQELQVYQDLSVYQDAIEDVEMGFVKKKPPAWRNSTENMQKPEILQSLMALLDSIHPRWQDFQSYDDFSSMYFGNKLGIFAIGYNTRWVEDIRYHYAEISSQVPVGKRLKEYLNPDKAEGKVIAVKRQKLNWKKVYYKLFEITKSEARCLELHFAFEWIPIALSRAASDNTVQYLLPGGIPDTNGLYVIGCEETEGGDISPQQDYGITASLQQVSSGSTAGLSLLENEVSDASNVKSKIRYCYLGVAEEKTIRQCILQHFQPPVKMLGMETCSINSFLSENCQTGAISRSIYIKFIEVEKEYLSSGCVQECLEKAMGYSLRFTK